From one Planctomicrobium piriforme genomic stretch:
- the hisA gene encoding 1-(5-phosphoribosyl)-5-[(5-phosphoribosylamino)methylideneamino]imidazole-4-carboxamide isomerase translates to MQILPAIDLRGGKCVRLRQGDYAQETVFGDDPVAMALRWEAEGGDWLHLVDLDGAKAGKPVNVDVIRKIVKSLKIPCELGGGIRTEETVRQMLEEVGVQRVIIGTQALKQPEWFRGIVERFPNQVCLGLDARNSMVATEGWLDVSQTSALELAREYVGLPLAAVIYTNIANDGMMQGIDDGTLADFRALARMGLKVIASGGVTTLEDIRKLRDISLEEPNLVGAITGRAIYEGTVTVPEAVKIARSV, encoded by the coding sequence ATGCAAATTCTTCCAGCCATTGATCTTCGCGGCGGCAAGTGCGTGCGGCTGCGGCAAGGGGACTACGCTCAGGAGACCGTGTTCGGAGACGATCCCGTCGCGATGGCCCTGCGCTGGGAAGCCGAAGGAGGCGACTGGCTGCACCTCGTGGATCTCGATGGCGCGAAGGCAGGCAAACCAGTCAATGTGGACGTAATCCGCAAGATTGTGAAGTCGCTGAAGATTCCTTGTGAGTTGGGCGGCGGAATCCGGACGGAAGAAACCGTGCGGCAGATGCTTGAAGAGGTCGGAGTGCAACGGGTGATCATTGGCACCCAGGCCCTGAAGCAACCGGAATGGTTTCGTGGGATCGTCGAACGGTTCCCGAATCAGGTGTGCCTGGGACTGGACGCCCGGAATTCGATGGTCGCGACGGAGGGCTGGCTGGATGTGTCGCAGACCTCGGCCCTGGAACTTGCCCGTGAGTATGTCGGCCTGCCCCTCGCGGCGGTGATCTACACCAATATCGCCAACGACGGCATGATGCAGGGGATCGACGACGGCACCCTGGCCGACTTCAGAGCCCTCGCTCGCATGGGCTTAAAGGTGATCGCCTCCGGCGGCGTGACAACGCTGGAAGATATCCGCAAACTGCGCGACATCTCGCTGGAAGAACCGAACCTCGTCGGCGCCATCACCGGTCGTGCGATCTACGAAGGCACGGTCACGGTCCCGGAAGCGGTGAAAATCGCCCGCTCGGTTTGA
- a CDS encoding glycosyltransferase family 39 protein, whose amino-acid sequence MTWDGARVRFRAKSPITAMLKQNRLDPTLGFFWCVVLLHMLLWTFLTAETQPNVPSETLELLSAGRDFAWGYPTQPPMGVWVAAAVSAWAAPSIWPLYLLAQACGVVGVWVAWIMARKFLHPWTALCGAIVLLGGYSCTIAASEFSSAHLASVFWSLAILSFYEALTQEKRRYWAATGLLLALGLLSSYGTFLLLVTMFVFTLWDERARRCWDSSWPFLAGLMMAVILLPHMLWLGRHQFQTIQNGLAPASSVAHHLEQPLAYLGTQLLCLIPVILLLAPLIAWFSFEEPATGEETDRDFARQYLLWMTCLPPVVIFALSLLAGPSSAIFASVTNWTFLGIALLLWGHVSETRLAWRRSLLRIGTAVGFFAASLVAINVMLPHVSRQGFNTQFPGSELARGIELAWRRAGYNGHVPVIAGPRELARNAAWHATSSSKIALYEDLNPANASGVNDQLLSRQGGIVIWDMSAAQQHSAYDLSQRFGRVSLLEPLSMKWRGAADLPDIRIGMAVVHPAIAQATPPATFPVATTPISTLPANYPRAAIVPASSAQPVMSHSNTYPTSLPASYQYPASSLPAAPHVEPTRAPQALNTYSHGTVSAPQSSLPTASFPPSSVPAMTRENWPTSNVSQPISQALPTTNGPHIDPFGRVPAKAAQPAATTYPIYNNAPTATLPVRSEQPTSSIPMNSLPHPQSTVPTMAKPAPAQGFADPLFFGAPDNLPTTTLPVENRPVPAAAPVLKLEQAPAPVAPAGYTEQ is encoded by the coding sequence ATGACATGGGACGGAGCCCGCGTTCGCTTTCGAGCGAAATCACCGATTACCGCGATGCTGAAGCAGAACCGGCTGGATCCCACGCTGGGGTTCTTCTGGTGCGTTGTGCTGCTGCATATGCTGCTGTGGACATTTCTGACTGCAGAAACGCAGCCGAACGTCCCCTCGGAAACACTGGAACTGCTCTCGGCCGGGCGTGACTTCGCCTGGGGCTACCCGACTCAGCCCCCCATGGGCGTTTGGGTCGCCGCTGCCGTCAGTGCCTGGGCCGCTCCTTCGATCTGGCCGCTGTATCTGCTGGCTCAAGCCTGTGGCGTGGTCGGTGTCTGGGTCGCATGGATTATGGCCCGCAAGTTCCTGCATCCCTGGACGGCACTTTGCGGTGCGATCGTGCTGCTGGGAGGCTACTCCTGCACCATCGCCGCTTCGGAATTTTCGAGTGCTCACCTCGCCAGCGTCTTCTGGTCGCTTGCGATTCTCAGCTTCTATGAAGCCCTGACCCAGGAAAAACGCCGCTACTGGGCCGCCACTGGCCTGCTGCTGGCGCTCGGTCTGCTCTCCAGTTACGGCACATTTCTGCTCTTGGTGACCATGTTCGTCTTCACCCTGTGGGATGAACGGGCACGGCGCTGCTGGGATTCTTCCTGGCCGTTTCTGGCCGGGCTGATGATGGCGGTCATCCTGCTGCCGCACATGCTGTGGCTGGGACGACACCAGTTCCAAACGATTCAAAACGGACTCGCCCCCGCGTCGTCGGTCGCACACCATCTCGAACAGCCGCTTGCCTACCTCGGAACCCAGTTGCTCTGTCTGATTCCCGTCATTCTGCTGCTCGCCCCGCTGATTGCGTGGTTCAGCTTTGAAGAACCGGCGACTGGTGAAGAAACCGATCGCGACTTCGCGCGACAGTACCTGTTATGGATGACCTGCCTGCCGCCGGTTGTGATCTTTGCACTCTCGTTGCTGGCCGGGCCATCGTCCGCGATCTTTGCCAGCGTCACGAACTGGACGTTCCTGGGCATCGCCCTGTTGCTGTGGGGACATGTCAGTGAGACACGACTGGCCTGGCGACGCTCACTGCTTAGAATCGGGACGGCAGTCGGCTTCTTCGCCGCATCGCTCGTCGCCATTAACGTCATGCTGCCGCATGTGAGCCGACAGGGTTTCAATACCCAATTCCCCGGTTCCGAACTGGCGCGCGGGATCGAGCTCGCCTGGAGACGGGCCGGCTACAACGGCCATGTGCCCGTCATCGCCGGTCCGAGGGAACTTGCACGCAACGCCGCCTGGCACGCCACGTCATCTTCGAAAATTGCTCTGTATGAAGACCTGAATCCTGCAAACGCCTCTGGCGTGAATGATCAGTTGCTCAGCCGGCAGGGGGGGATCGTGATCTGGGACATGAGCGCCGCCCAGCAGCATTCCGCCTACGATCTTTCACAGCGTTTCGGCCGCGTCAGTCTGCTGGAACCGCTCAGCATGAAATGGCGTGGCGCCGCCGATCTGCCAGACATTCGCATCGGTATGGCGGTCGTGCATCCGGCCATCGCTCAGGCGACGCCCCCCGCCACATTCCCCGTTGCGACAACGCCGATTTCAACGCTGCCGGCCAACTACCCGCGCGCTGCCATTGTCCCGGCATCTTCAGCTCAGCCGGTGATGTCACACTCGAATACATACCCCACGTCGCTGCCGGCAAGTTACCAGTACCCCGCCAGTTCGCTGCCAGCCGCGCCGCATGTTGAGCCGACGCGAGCCCCGCAGGCGTTGAACACCTATTCGCATGGCACGGTCTCCGCGCCGCAGTCGTCGCTGCCGACGGCATCGTTCCCGCCTTCCTCAGTCCCGGCGATGACCCGTGAAAACTGGCCGACCTCAAATGTGAGTCAGCCAATCAGTCAGGCGTTGCCGACCACCAACGGCCCGCATATCGACCCATTCGGTCGTGTTCCCGCAAAGGCCGCTCAGCCTGCGGCGACGACGTATCCGATCTATAACAACGCTCCCACCGCGACGCTGCCAGTCAGAAGCGAGCAGCCGACATCATCGATCCCGATGAATTCGCTGCCGCACCCGCAATCAACTGTTCCCACCATGGCGAAGCCGGCGCCCGCTCAAGGTTTCGCTGACCCGTTGTTCTTCGGAGCTCCAGACAACCTGCCGACCACGACGCTGCCGGTGGAGAACCGTCCCGTCCCGGCGGCCGCACCGGTTCTCAAGTTGGAACAGGCGCCCGCACCGGTCGCCCCGGCGGGGTATACCGAGCAGTAA
- a CDS encoding CPBP family intramembrane glutamic endopeptidase — protein sequence MEPEKVEELKGTQFSGVLTLALLASSATLWIGIIQRWRRGEPILPARFRSLKVRVPKLAVGLMVIYLGISLVAIAGSHGKTVDVLSPDVAHNMLLAVLIDGVVTIPLMLMALLGGQHSQADVVRLGFRSDDIWGQLRDGFRGFLAAALPVTLVLLATSPLRSDENLHPFLRILNDEGHTRERLLILLTAGILAPLKEELLFRVVLQNWLTQYFPAAFAIVFTSVVFGAIHGYPDCFPIAVLSLVLGIVYHRRRSYLAVVTLHGLFNGYNLLATMLSGGA from the coding sequence ATGGAACCTGAAAAAGTGGAAGAACTGAAGGGGACTCAATTCTCCGGGGTGCTCACGCTGGCGCTGCTGGCGTCGAGTGCCACGCTGTGGATTGGAATCATCCAGCGCTGGCGGCGGGGCGAGCCGATTCTGCCGGCTCGTTTTCGCTCATTGAAAGTTCGTGTCCCCAAGCTCGCCGTCGGACTGATGGTGATTTATCTCGGCATCAGTCTAGTGGCGATCGCGGGATCGCACGGCAAGACCGTGGATGTCCTCTCGCCCGACGTCGCCCACAACATGCTGCTGGCAGTACTGATCGACGGCGTCGTCACGATCCCGCTGATGCTGATGGCCCTGCTCGGCGGGCAACATTCGCAGGCAGACGTGGTTCGCCTGGGCTTTCGCAGCGACGATATTTGGGGTCAGTTACGAGATGGTTTTCGCGGATTTCTGGCCGCAGCGCTGCCGGTGACGCTCGTCTTGCTGGCGACTTCACCGCTGCGCAGTGATGAGAACCTGCATCCGTTTCTTCGCATTTTGAATGACGAGGGGCATACCAGGGAACGACTGCTAATCCTACTGACAGCGGGGATTCTCGCCCCATTGAAAGAGGAGCTCCTCTTTCGGGTGGTCCTTCAGAACTGGCTGACGCAATATTTTCCCGCTGCGTTCGCGATCGTGTTCACTTCGGTCGTCTTTGGCGCGATTCACGGGTATCCCGACTGCTTTCCGATTGCAGTGCTGTCGCTGGTCCTGGGAATCGTCTACCACCGCCGCCGCAGCTACCTGGCCGTGGTCACTCTGCATGGCCTGTTCAACGGGTATAATCTGCTGGCAACAATGCTCTCCGGCGGGGCGTGA
- a CDS encoding NAD(P)-dependent methylenetetrahydromethanopterin dehydrogenase: MKRILLQLDTDPIPSSFDRVVAIDAGAEEVLAYGGVTPDNVESLVHGAIFTRGPKELANTAIFIGGSDVQAAEKVFAKVSQTFFGPMRVSVMLDPSGSSTTAAAAVRLASKHIALKENDALVLGGTGPVGQRTAQILASQGTRVRVASRTAQRAESTAALIRGRVEGATVTPCEWSDDGLAAAVDSIEMLFAAGAAGVSFLTADEWQSVETLKVAIDLNAVPPVGLEGIAPTDQAVDHNGIAVYGALGVGGFKMKLHRAAIEKLFTANNLVLDTDAIYALSGNL; encoded by the coding sequence ATGAAGCGGATCCTGTTGCAACTGGACACCGATCCGATTCCTTCCTCATTCGACCGCGTGGTCGCCATTGACGCCGGCGCGGAAGAAGTCCTGGCCTACGGGGGCGTCACGCCTGACAACGTCGAGTCGCTGGTGCATGGAGCGATCTTCACCCGCGGCCCGAAAGAACTCGCCAACACCGCCATCTTCATCGGCGGCAGCGACGTGCAGGCGGCGGAAAAAGTTTTTGCCAAGGTCTCGCAGACCTTCTTCGGCCCGATGCGGGTGTCAGTCATGCTCGATCCCAGCGGATCGTCGACCACCGCTGCCGCTGCCGTGCGACTGGCGTCGAAGCACATTGCTCTCAAAGAAAACGACGCACTCGTGCTGGGCGGGACTGGACCCGTCGGGCAGCGCACCGCACAAATTCTCGCCTCACAGGGCACTCGGGTACGAGTTGCTTCTCGCACCGCCCAGCGGGCCGAATCGACCGCTGCCCTCATACGCGGCCGGGTCGAGGGGGCCACCGTCACCCCCTGTGAATGGTCCGACGATGGCCTGGCTGCCGCTGTCGACAGCATTGAAATGCTCTTCGCCGCGGGCGCTGCCGGCGTTTCGTTCCTCACCGCCGACGAATGGCAGAGCGTCGAGACGCTGAAAGTCGCTATCGACCTGAATGCCGTGCCACCGGTCGGACTCGAAGGCATCGCCCCGACGGATCAGGCGGTCGACCACAACGGCATCGCCGTCTACGGAGCGCTCGGCGTGGGAGGCTTTAAAATGAAGCTGCACAGAGCGGCCATTGAGAAACTCTTTACGGCCAATAACCTGGTGCTCGACACTGATGCGATTTATGCGCTGAGTGGGAATCTGTGA
- a CDS encoding glycosyltransferase, producing MKILMVTNVYTPQIGGVTRSVQQFSEEYRAQGHEVLVIAPEYETMPEGETGVLRIPAIPKFYLNVYPLPLPLTPAVLPEVRKFGPQIVHVHHPFLLGSTGQLIAADLNVPLVYTHHTRYSYYIETKTNWPRPIEEGIVELITGFCELCDGVVSPSAGITEMLQSRGVTTRIEVIPTGVDVNRFAKADGSALRKRLQLPDDAFIVGHVGRLGPEKNCDFLCEAVREFLNKNSKAIFVVVGDGPERAALEQSFGDELGGRVHFLGFCEGDDLINAYAGFDVFAFASHSETQGMVLGEAMAAGTPVVAVKGTGVIDIVHDGQNGRMIPEDDVSAFVAALESMAAASPQQRQAWREAALKTAHEFSQERCAKKMLDFYADLIRHPRPRVTSDWERLQRNWDAGWQRWRNRANAIAAAVQESLRTTPSDETETAPATPGV from the coding sequence GTGAAGATTCTGATGGTGACCAACGTTTACACCCCGCAGATTGGCGGGGTGACTCGTAGCGTGCAGCAGTTCAGCGAAGAATATCGGGCTCAGGGGCACGAGGTGCTGGTGATCGCCCCGGAATACGAAACGATGCCGGAAGGGGAAACCGGCGTGCTGCGGATTCCGGCGATTCCGAAGTTCTATCTGAACGTCTACCCGTTGCCGTTACCGCTCACTCCGGCGGTGCTGCCTGAGGTTCGCAAGTTCGGGCCGCAGATTGTGCATGTGCATCACCCGTTTCTACTGGGCAGCACCGGACAACTGATCGCGGCCGACCTGAACGTGCCGCTCGTCTATACGCATCACACGCGGTATTCGTACTACATCGAAACCAAAACGAATTGGCCCCGCCCGATCGAGGAAGGGATCGTCGAACTCATCACCGGGTTCTGCGAATTGTGCGACGGCGTCGTCTCTCCCAGCGCCGGCATCACGGAAATGCTCCAGTCCCGCGGGGTGACCACACGGATTGAAGTGATCCCGACCGGAGTTGATGTCAACCGGTTTGCGAAGGCCGACGGCAGCGCCTTGCGGAAGCGGCTGCAGCTTCCGGACGACGCCTTCATCGTGGGGCACGTCGGTCGACTCGGCCCGGAGAAGAACTGCGATTTCCTCTGCGAGGCCGTCCGCGAGTTTCTGAACAAGAACTCGAAAGCGATCTTCGTTGTGGTCGGAGATGGCCCGGAGCGAGCGGCCCTGGAACAGTCGTTTGGGGACGAACTGGGTGGCCGGGTGCATTTTCTCGGATTTTGCGAAGGGGACGATCTGATCAACGCCTATGCCGGATTCGATGTCTTTGCCTTCGCTTCGCATTCTGAAACGCAGGGGATGGTGCTGGGCGAGGCAATGGCCGCCGGCACACCGGTCGTCGCCGTGAAAGGGACCGGGGTCATCGATATCGTCCATGACGGCCAGAACGGGCGGATGATTCCAGAGGACGACGTTTCCGCGTTCGTGGCCGCCCTCGAATCGATGGCCGCCGCCAGCCCTCAACAGCGTCAGGCCTGGCGGGAAGCCGCCCTGAAAACCGCACACGAGTTCTCGCAAGAACGCTGTGCGAAGAAAATGCTCGATTTCTACGCCGACCTGATCCGCCATCCCCGTCCCCGAGTGACCAGCGACTGGGAACGTTTGCAGCGAAACTGGGATGCAGGCTGGCAGCGCTGGCGAAATCGGGCCAATGCCATCGCCGCCGCTGTGCAGGAATCACTGCGAACTACCCCCTCTGACGAGACCGAAACGGCTCCAGCCACGCCAGGGGTGTAG
- a CDS encoding formylglycine-generating enzyme family protein, with amino-acid sequence MSKKLYLLIAASVLMCGLLLAAVLVPPITATPARVLTKEPAGRPADMVWVPGGVFEMGTDEYLGPGDANPDRLKLDEHPAHNVELDSFWMDATPVTNREFAKFVEQTGYKTFAERQLTKDDFASRGADVSLFKENVINPGSMCFNPAFNKQQLVTGVPGWEHQVWKIVDGADWRHPDGPESSVEKLLDHPVVHIAWEDAASYCEWAGKRLPTEAEFEYASRSGGKDLKYPWGEEFLPDGKYMANFWQGEFPTDRRNEDGFLTTSPVKSFPPNALGLYDIAGNVWEWCSDLYAADYYAHSPRINPKGPSESFDPQQPGVVVRVQRGGSFLCNVNNCTGYRTRARGRGEVASSSYHNGFRCVVDPSMLAAYHERQQQIAAFKPTGTPVAPGQ; translated from the coding sequence ATGTCCAAGAAGCTCTATCTGCTGATCGCGGCCAGCGTGCTGATGTGCGGACTGCTGCTGGCGGCGGTGCTTGTTCCCCCTATTACGGCCACGCCTGCCCGTGTCCTCACCAAGGAACCGGCTGGACGGCCTGCGGATATGGTCTGGGTTCCAGGCGGCGTGTTCGAGATGGGAACCGACGAATATCTGGGGCCAGGCGACGCGAATCCCGATCGCCTCAAGCTCGACGAGCACCCTGCGCACAACGTCGAACTCGACAGCTTCTGGATGGATGCGACTCCGGTCACCAATCGCGAATTCGCCAAATTCGTCGAACAGACCGGCTACAAAACATTCGCCGAGCGGCAGCTGACAAAAGATGATTTTGCATCTCGGGGAGCGGATGTGTCGCTCTTCAAAGAGAACGTCATCAATCCCGGCTCGATGTGCTTCAATCCCGCCTTTAACAAGCAACAGCTGGTGACCGGCGTCCCAGGTTGGGAGCATCAGGTCTGGAAAATTGTGGACGGCGCCGACTGGCGGCATCCCGATGGGCCGGAGTCGTCGGTGGAAAAGCTGCTGGATCACCCGGTCGTGCATATCGCCTGGGAAGATGCTGCGTCCTATTGCGAATGGGCCGGCAAACGACTGCCTACGGAAGCAGAGTTCGAATATGCCTCGCGCAGCGGCGGCAAAGACCTGAAATATCCCTGGGGGGAGGAATTCCTACCGGACGGGAAGTACATGGCGAACTTCTGGCAGGGAGAGTTTCCGACCGACCGCCGGAACGAAGACGGCTTTCTCACCACGTCGCCCGTCAAATCGTTCCCACCCAATGCACTGGGGCTGTACGACATTGCCGGCAACGTCTGGGAATGGTGCTCCGATCTCTACGCGGCCGACTATTACGCACACTCCCCGCGAATCAATCCCAAGGGGCCGTCAGAGAGTTTCGACCCGCAGCAGCCTGGGGTCGTGGTGCGGGTGCAACGCGGGGGCTCGTTCCTCTGCAATGTGAACAACTGCACGGGCTATCGCACGCGAGCTCGGGGCCGGGGTGAAGTCGCATCCAGCAGTTACCACAACGGGTTTCGTTGCGTGGTCGACCCGTCCATGCTCGCTGCGTATCATGAGCGACAGCAGCAGATTGCGGCTTTCAAACCGACAGGGACTCCCGTCGCTCCCGGCCAGTGA
- the fae gene encoding formaldehyde-activating enzyme has translation MSFHVGEALVGEGNEVAHIDLLIGDKSGPVGVAFASALATQSHGHSNLLAVLEPNLVVKPATVMITKVTIKGAKQAVQMFGPAQRAVADAVADCVKSGAIPKDQADKLCIVCGVFIHWEAADDQKIYQYNYEATKLSIERAMKDEPSATEMLAKKDTSSHPFFKKS, from the coding sequence ATGTCCTTTCATGTTGGTGAAGCTTTGGTGGGCGAAGGCAATGAAGTCGCCCATATCGATCTGTTGATCGGCGACAAGAGCGGCCCGGTGGGAGTCGCCTTTGCCAGCGCCCTCGCCACGCAGTCTCACGGTCACAGCAACCTGCTGGCCGTGCTGGAACCGAACCTCGTGGTCAAGCCGGCCACCGTGATGATCACCAAGGTCACGATCAAAGGGGCCAAGCAGGCCGTGCAGATGTTCGGCCCCGCCCAGCGAGCCGTCGCCGACGCCGTCGCCGATTGCGTGAAGTCGGGCGCCATCCCCAAAGACCAGGCCGACAAGCTCTGCATCGTCTGCGGTGTGTTCATTCACTGGGAAGCGGCCGACGACCAGAAGATCTATCAGTACAACTACGAAGCGACCAAGCTGTCGATCGAACGGGCGATGAAAGACGAGCCCAGCGCGACCGAAATGCTGGCCAAGAAAGACACGTCCAGCCATCCCTTCTTCAAGAAGAGCTGA
- a CDS encoding TerC family protein produces MPWWIYAAFVLLVTTLIVLDLSVLHRGEKRISVKKALGWTCFWISLAMLFNVFIYFLYDGRLLPNWMTGEHASGRDAAIQFFTGYLLEYSLSVDNIFVIALIIEAFRVPSEHQHRLLFWGILGAALLRGVMILAGATLMEHFEWTMYFFGALLIFSALRMAFADEEDFDPNKSFVMKTARKLFPVTHEYHGKNFFIIQEGKKVATPMLLALILIESCDVMFAVDSIPAVFGVTQDPFLVFTSNIFAILGLRSLYFALAGMMADFHYLKMALVVLLIFIGVKMLLEHWLGVWIPNWDEIKNVASLGVIAVILGAGIVASMLHKPKPKPPAETPETPAV; encoded by the coding sequence ATGCCTTGGTGGATTTACGCGGCATTCGTGCTGCTGGTGACGACGCTGATTGTCCTCGACCTGAGCGTATTGCATCGGGGCGAAAAGCGGATCTCCGTCAAAAAAGCCCTGGGATGGACCTGTTTCTGGATCTCCCTGGCGATGCTTTTCAACGTCTTCATCTACTTCCTCTACGACGGCCGCTTGCTGCCGAACTGGATGACGGGCGAACACGCCAGCGGCAGAGATGCGGCGATTCAGTTCTTCACCGGATATCTGCTCGAGTACTCGCTGTCGGTCGACAACATTTTTGTGATCGCCCTGATCATCGAGGCGTTTCGCGTGCCGTCCGAGCATCAGCACCGGCTGCTGTTCTGGGGCATCCTAGGAGCGGCCCTGCTCCGCGGCGTGATGATTCTCGCCGGTGCCACGCTGATGGAACACTTCGAATGGACGATGTACTTCTTCGGCGCATTGCTGATCTTCTCGGCCCTTCGCATGGCCTTCGCCGATGAAGAAGACTTCGACCCGAACAAGAGCTTTGTGATGAAGACGGCCAGGAAGCTCTTTCCGGTGACGCACGAATATCACGGCAAGAACTTCTTCATCATTCAAGAGGGCAAGAAGGTCGCCACGCCGATGCTGCTGGCCCTGATTCTGATCGAAAGCTGCGACGTGATGTTCGCGGTCGATTCGATCCCGGCGGTGTTCGGCGTCACTCAGGATCCGTTCCTCGTCTTCACGTCGAACATCTTCGCCATCCTCGGGCTGCGTTCGCTGTACTTCGCCCTCGCCGGCATGATGGCCGACTTCCATTATCTGAAGATGGCCCTGGTGGTGCTGCTGATTTTCATCGGCGTGAAAATGCTGCTGGAGCACTGGCTGGGAGTTTGGATCCCGAATTGGGATGAGATCAAGAACGTGGCGTCGCTCGGGGTCATCGCGGTGATCCTCGGCGCCGGCATTGTTGCTTCAATGCTGCACAAACCGAAGCCGAAACCGCCCGCAGAAACGCCGGAAACACCGGCTGTTTAG
- a CDS encoding DOMON domain-containing protein, which translates to MNIIPSAFLFRYTLPVQRVDRLPRAKPPLLKLPESCALPWPSVLDGGHAFASLAVAWNPEGLGFEINVTGKPGKPFCVPEAISSSDSLLIWIDTRDTQSQHRGSRFCHHFVALPTGGGDSGLEPVIRQLPVPRAREDSPDADPETLLVESEIRKDGYRLAVWLPREALHGYEPGSQSRLGFYAAVHDTNLGLQTLTVGPEFPFEADPSQWVSLEMVEG; encoded by the coding sequence ATGAACATCATCCCCTCGGCATTTCTGTTCCGCTACACGCTGCCTGTTCAACGGGTGGACCGTCTGCCGCGGGCGAAGCCGCCGTTGTTGAAATTGCCTGAGAGCTGTGCCCTCCCCTGGCCTTCGGTGCTGGACGGCGGTCATGCGTTTGCGAGTCTGGCGGTGGCCTGGAACCCGGAGGGGCTGGGTTTTGAAATCAATGTCACCGGCAAGCCTGGCAAGCCGTTTTGCGTGCCTGAGGCGATTTCTTCCTCGGATTCGCTGCTGATCTGGATCGACACCCGTGACACGCAATCGCAGCATCGCGGGTCGCGGTTCTGCCATCATTTTGTCGCCTTGCCGACCGGCGGGGGCGACAGCGGACTGGAGCCGGTGATTCGTCAACTGCCAGTCCCCCGCGCACGGGAAGACTCCCCGGACGCCGACCCGGAAACCTTGCTGGTGGAATCGGAGATTCGCAAAGACGGTTACCGTCTGGCAGTCTGGCTCCCGCGAGAGGCCCTGCACGGCTACGAACCCGGTTCACAAAGCCGGCTCGGATTCTATGCGGCCGTCCACGACACGAATCTCGGCCTGCAAACCCTCACCGTGGGCCCGGAATTCCCCTTCGAAGCCGACCCCAGCCAATGGGTGAGTTTGGAGATGGTTGAAGGTTGA
- a CDS encoding glycosyltransferase family 4 protein, which yields MPRRRLTVVQMVPSLESGGVERGTLEVNDELVRQGHRSIVISGGGRLVPQLIKDGGEHVTWNIGKKSLLSLKWVWPLRKLLRDENVHIVHARSRVPAWIAWLAWRGMSKKQRPRFITTAHGLYSVNRYSAIMASGERVISISEAVDQYLRTSYPKLDPSRIRLIPRGIDPDEFPRGYQPSSQWLDQWYKDYPQLIGRPVVSLVGRMTRYKGHHEFLEIIDRLRREVPDVHALIVGAEDPRRQGYASEIREHVRREKLESNVTFAGHRSDIREIYAVSNVIMALSSKPPEAFGRATVEALNIGTPVVGWDSGGTSELLRHIYPQGLVPPGNIEQAVEKVKQVLAEGASLPSDHPYLKHYMLQKTLALYEEMAA from the coding sequence ATGCCTCGACGCCGATTAACAGTGGTCCAAATGGTCCCCTCGCTGGAATCCGGCGGGGTGGAACGGGGCACGCTCGAGGTCAATGACGAACTCGTGCGTCAGGGACATCGCTCGATCGTCATCTCCGGCGGCGGTCGCCTCGTCCCGCAACTGATCAAAGATGGCGGGGAACACGTCACCTGGAACATCGGCAAGAAATCCCTGCTCTCGCTGAAATGGGTCTGGCCGCTCCGCAAACTGCTGCGTGACGAAAACGTCCACATTGTGCATGCCCGATCCCGGGTGCCGGCTTGGATTGCCTGGCTCGCGTGGCGCGGGATGTCGAAAAAACAACGCCCCCGCTTTATTACCACCGCTCATGGCCTGTACAGCGTCAATCGCTACAGCGCGATCATGGCCAGCGGTGAACGGGTGATTTCAATCTCTGAGGCGGTCGACCAATACCTGCGGACCAGTTACCCGAAACTCGATCCGTCGCGAATTCGCCTGATTCCCCGCGGCATCGACCCGGACGAATTCCCTCGCGGGTATCAGCCAAGCAGCCAATGGCTGGACCAGTGGTACAAAGACTATCCCCAGTTGATCGGCCGCCCTGTCGTTTCACTGGTGGGCCGGATGACCCGCTACAAGGGTCACCACGAGTTCCTCGAAATCATCGATCGCCTGCGTCGTGAAGTTCCCGACGTACATGCGTTAATCGTCGGTGCGGAAGATCCTCGGCGACAGGGCTATGCCAGCGAAATTCGCGAACACGTTCGTCGTGAAAAGCTCGAGTCCAACGTCACCTTCGCCGGCCATCGTTCCGATATCCGCGAAATTTACGCGGTCTCGAACGTGATCATGGCCCTCAGTTCCAAGCCCCCGGAAGCGTTCGGCCGCGCCACGGTCGAGGCGCTGAACATTGGCACGCCGGTGGTCGGTTGGGACAGCGGCGGAACATCGGAACTGTTGCGGCACATCTATCCTCAGGGACTGGTGCCGCCCGGCAATATTGAACAAGCGGTCGAAAAAGTGAAACAGGTGCTGGCCGAGGGGGCATCGCTGCCGAGCGATCATCCTTATTTGAAGCACTACATGCTGCAGAAAACGCTCGCTTTGTACGAAGAGATGGCGGCCTGA